From the Kallotenue papyrolyticum genome, the window GTGAAGCAGACGGATGGCGTGCGCGCGACATCGGATCGTACCGCAGCCGGGTATGGTTGTGCCCGTAGCCGACAGCCTAGGGCGCAACCGTAGGCGGAAAGCGTTCGTTCAGGCGCAGGAGCTGCGCCACACAGGCGCGGAAATACTCCGGCGGGAACGGTTCGGCGATGAACGCGTACGCGCCACAGGCCCAGGCGCGATGCTCGTCCTCGTTGCGCGCCGAGACGATGATCAACGGCAGCGCCGGTCGCGACTCGCGCAGCGCGACGGCCAGCGGCCAACAGCGCGGCTCGTCCACGTTGAGCGTGATCAGATCGGGCAGATGGGTTTCGATCTGGCTCAGCGATGGCACATCGTCATAGACCGCCAGGCGCGCGCGCCCTTCGGCCACCAATGGCTGGAGAGCATCTTCCAGCAGCGGGCCGGGATGGACCAGCATCACCAGTGGTGGCAGCCCGCGTCGATCGGTATCCGGCGGTACCGGCAGATCCTGAATGCGTTCGTTGATCGCGTAGGCGCTGCCCGAAAACTTCTTGGCCTTGCTCTTCATCTCGGCAGCGATGGCCATCACCTCATCGTAGCTGGTGAGCGGACGCTCCTCGTTGGTTACACAGCCGATCGAGACGCTGACGATCGGGAAGCGGCGGGGCATGCCGAAGCGATCCACGCCGCGCAGATAGCCACGGCGGACATCCTCGGGATCGTAGTAGGCGCGCACTTCCTGGTCGAAGCGGGACATAACGTTGAGGCAGAGTGCTTCGACGCGCTCGGGCGTGGTGATCACCGTGAAATCGTCCCCGCCGATGTGTCCGATGAAGGTCGCCTGGCTAGTGTCCTCAGCCTGGATATCGCGCAGAATGTTGGCCAGCAGCTTAATCACGCGGTCGCCGCGCGCCGGGCCGTAGGCGTCGTTGAGGGCTTTGAAGTTGTCGAAATCGATATAGATCAGCGCGAACTTCTCGCCGGCGGCGATGCGCCGTTCGACCTCATCGGCGATCGCCTTGTTGCCGGGCAGGTCGGTGAGCGGATTGCGCAGAGGAATGCGCGCCTGACGGCGCAGATTGGCCTTGATGCGCGCGACCAGCGCGTCCGGATCGAACGGTTTGGCAATGTAATCGTCGGCACCGGTTTCAAAGCCAACAACAACCTCTTCGGAGGTGGTGCGCGCCGTCAGCAGCAGCATCGGCAGGTGGCTGGTGCGCGTATCGTTGCGCAGCTGGCGCAGCGCTTCCAGGCCGTCCATCACCGGCATCA encodes:
- a CDS encoding response regulator, with protein sequence MGERILIADDDAGLRHLLQTILEEHGFEVIAVPSGEALIRAAISQHPDLLLIDVMMPVMDGLEALRQLRNDTRTSHLPMLLLTARTTSEEVVVGFETGADDYIAKPFDPDALVARIKANLRRQARIPLRNPLTDLPGNKAIADEVERRIAAGEKFALIYIDFDNFKALNDAYGPARGDRVIKLLANILRDIQAEDTSQATFIGHIGGDDFTVITTPERVEALCLNVMSRFDQEVRAYYDPEDVRRGYLRGVDRFGMPRRFPIVSVSIGCVTNEERPLTSYDEVMAIAAEMKSKAKKFSGSAYAINERIQDLPVPPDTDRRGLPPLVMLVHPGPLLEDALQPLVAEGRARLAVYDDVPSLSQIETHLPDLITLNVDEPRCWPLAVALRESRPALPLIIVSARNEDEHRAWACGAYAFIAEPFPPEYFRACVAQLLRLNERFPPTVAP